From the Helianthus annuus cultivar XRQ/B chromosome 17, HanXRQr2.0-SUNRISE, whole genome shotgun sequence genome, the window AAAAAATAGAGCGAGGAATCTGGGACGCCTAAAGTTGAAACCACAcaacttttctttttctattttccCACTCTACCccataattatttatttattattgatGTCTTTTAACTAGAAGTTGATGTTTTGTCATCGTCTACCCACAAGTAGTTGTTTAATTTCCTTCTTTTGTATGAATAGGGCGACGAAGACGAAGATGACGAGTCACCTGACTCGATACTCACACGAGTCGTAACTCGAACTTGTACCGGTAATATCTTTGTTGATTTTGTCGTCGATTGATTCAAAGTACTCACTCCTTGTACTAGTCTATAACATTTTGTGATCTTCTCCTAAACAAATCAAAGGAATCAAAATTAGTTAAGTTGTTTATTAATATACGGGATtagaaacccgtgtattacacagggtTGGATCAATTAAATATTAAGTTGTTATTAATAAGTAGAAAAAATAAAGTAATTATTTAGAAGGCGGGAGAAGTGAGAATATTATGATTGAATGAATATTATTGTTTAATACGAGAAAAATGCGGGAAAATAAAGATGAGTCACACCAGAAACTGACACGTGTTTTCAAAAAAAATCAGTAGAgtagatatagatatatatatatatatatatatatatatatatatatatatatatatatatatatatatatagatacgGATATGTTTATTGCATATTGATAGAAAAAAAATCACAAATTTATACATTTGAAACATTTTCACGATTCTTATGGTTATTTTGAAACGAAATAAGTTGTTTTTGACATGTGGTACAAGAGTTAAAGCAGAAGGCGATCGACTTACTTTGCTTAGACCATCACACCATGATTCGGCTTGATCGGCATTTACAAGCGAGAAACTAGAAAGATCACTTGCTGCACATAGTATGGTTGCAGCAGCAATACATGATGGCCAATACTCAAGTAAACTAGCTtctgcaaaagtcaaactttttgGTCAACTTCTTTTATAATTTGAATTTAGAAGCGCATGCAATGCAAGAGTACTAATACTATATTTTTATTTTGTGATTATTTAAGCCTGTATAAGAAGCATTTGATTTGTTAGTACCAACCAAACACCTACATGCATGCGGAACATAAACTCTTTTTATTAAACTTGTCTTTTAAAATACAATAATGTTTGTTACAAccaatatagtatagatattacCTTGAATATTGGATAGAATAATTTGGGTTGCTCTTGAGATAAGGAAGCCGGTATAAGTCCCGGTTGGATCGATCTTGTGAGCGAAAAAACCGATAAAGCTAAACGGTGTAACGGATCTCAGTCTCCAATCCAAAACACCAAGGACAAGAAACTCCATTCTTCGTATTGTTTTTGGCTCAAAAATGTATTTTGCACCTTCGATCTGTGTCATAAAAAGATAGGATGATTAAAATATTAGCTTAACGCTGTGTTCCTGAGTTTCatttaacaaaagaaaaaaaaggatTTGGAAggatgtcaaaaaaaaaaaaaaagttgtgttccagagttaaatgccattttagtccctatggtttgggcaattttgtcaatttagtccaaaggtttcatttttcgcctgtgagtccgaaaaggtttcatcgttgccattttagtccactgggttaacttcatccattttgtTTGTTAACGAGgagggcaattcagtcattttatatgtgattctgttaactagaaggccaattcggccatataaaatgaccgaatttcccttctcgttaacagaaaaaatggatgaagctaacccaatggactaaaatggcaacggtgaaaccctTTTGGACCCAcaagcgaaaaatgaaacctttggactaaactggcaaaatggcccaaaccacagggactaaaatgacatttaactctagttttttttttttttttttttttttataaaacattagCCTCCACTCCATATCCTATATTTGACCAACTTAAACACACATGTTTATAACCGCCTCATCAAAGCCTTGAGTCGTTTTTCTCATCGCCTCGTGCCTCAAGTGCGTCTGATACGCGCCTTTTAAAACCAAGATTAATAAAGTGAAATGTAGAATAACTTACCTGAAGATCAAGAATGGAAGGAACAAAAGGTTCCTCCATTTTGGCTGCTAAAGACAAGCAAGCCACAGATAAGAGTTGCAAGGGCCACCCATTTCCCTGTTAATTATTAAGAAAATTAATTAGGAAAAAATACCTGgtaatttaattaaaataataataataataataataataataaataattaattaataataattgaTCATTAAGTTAATATATTTAGTGTTTTCTGGTGGGACTAGAAGAGACAAAGGTGCACATCCTAATGTAACCCTTTTCAAGGGGAAATAATTATATACAAattaaatgttatatatatatatatatatatatatatatatatatatatatatatataggtggtCGAATAGACAACGAAGCAGTTGAGCCCTATATCACTCGATGATTATTCCATGACAAAGATGTTTGTACTAATTAATTAacaatttttctttttgaaaagtATGAATGTTGACAACACAATCCAGTTTAAATCAAACTCTATAATGCCAATCATGAGCGAGGTAAATCAAGCAACGTCTAGTTGCGTAACACAATGTAACTGTATATAAACAGATACACTGGAATGCAATTACGCAACCATAGCAAAGATGATACGAACAAAATagataaataaaattaaatatttaaatttaaTTTCGGTTGAAAATCTTATATATAATTAGAGGCCGGTTATTGTACAATTGCCCTTAACGTATGAAGTGTACGCTAAGAGAATATAACATGCGGATCTAGTGTTATAACTTCAGCCGTGATTTGTATAACATGCGGATTTGGAAAAAAAACATAACATGCGGATTTGGAAAACATAACATGCGGCTTGTGGAACAAATAACATGCGGCTTTTGGTTGTTTCAACATGCGGGTTTTAGTTTGAGAGGATTATAATATGCGGAATCTACATTGCGTACGCTGATACGTTAAGCTCAATTGTACAGTACTCTTATTCTATGTAATTAAGGTATATAAGTTGTCtctttctaattttttatattgTGCTAATAATTAGATATTTTTTCTGACTTTTTTTAATACATTGAAAATAAGAAAAAGCCCACTCGATTCAAAAAAGTCAATAACATTCATTACGTTCACTAAGAAATTATTTGGGATCTCTAGAGAGATCATTTGACTATTTAAAATGGTCGGTTTATTCCTATACTTTTTCCAGAAATTATGAAggcattttttttattttcatacaATGAAAATGGGAATATTTTATAGCTCCAAACTTATATATTAGAAAACAAAATTAATTCTAGCCAAACTAAAATCCAAAAGCTTATAtacaataaaatataaaatattatataatatgATCCTTTGGACTCTTGTTACATAAAGTGTAAAATAAAGAAGTATAAAGACCATAAAAACACAGCATTTTGCTTTAAATGTAGAATATTATATAAACTCTGATCACACTCTTTTTAGAAAACTCCTTGTATTTTTCGAACAATACGTACAAGTAAATAATATGAGGTAACttataataaatattaaaaataaagagaacaaaattaaaactaaaactaATACAATTTTTTTCTAACTACTCTAAACACTACAGATAGAAACAAAAAGAGGTGAACAAAAAATATGATAGTGGTTATAAACAATTTTCTCTTTTTTTCATAAATAAACAAATTTAAATAatacaaaagttttttttttttttttttgctaataaTAAACCTTAAGCTATAGTTAATAGTTAACAACCTTCTCTtataaattgaaaaaaaaaaaaaaacaaataagcCAAAATGCATTTAGTATACTGTAAAATATTATGTATTATACAACATACTATACAATATTACGTTGTGTAATACAATCAACAACACATGTGATAGTGAATGCCAAACAAACAATGCATGTGTTACTGATTTGACGTATATAGTTGGTCCTGCTTTATGTATATAACCTACTTTGTATAGCGCCCTGGCCACATCAGACTCGTTAGCGCTCTATAGCGCTCTCACCCCATCTCCTGTGCGCCAAAGGGGGCGCGCCATCAATGCCCCGTCATTGCAGTAACGAGCGTTAAAGGGAAAAGCAGGATGGGCCCATTCTTTTCAACAAATCAAATCTTtttctctgttttttttttttgtttgtttttttttttttttttttttttgcattttgttTGATATGTGACTTTAAACTATTGCAATGTGATACACCCTCCAGCctaatattatatattatatatttatattgtaTAACATAAtggggtaaggatagtgtaaaaagggcctaaagtgtgagaagtgtaagaagtgtattataacactatatataatactatataacaccatataaacaccgtataacaatatgtaacaccatataataccatataacactatgtaacactatatatcattatataacaaatataatactatacatctatcatagacatgctatcagacaacctatagtgttatatttgttatataatgatatatagtgttacatagtgttatatggtattatatggtgttacatattgttatacggtgtttatatggtgttatatagtattatatatagtgttataatacacttctcacacttcttacactttgagcactttttacaggatcctctacctaacATAATGTACTATATTATGTTATACAAAACGACCAAACAACGTAGCAGATACAAATGAGGGATATAaatgaaaacaaataaaaacttaACAAGGTCTAAATGCTAACAAAATAAACAAGGTCTAAATGCTAATAAAATAATTGAGGAGTTAGTTCTTTAACCACAAAGTTGGTTATTCTCTAGTTATTAATAACTAatgattttttaaatttataactaCTTTTTTTAGTTGGTCATACAAAAGGCAACATGTTATATCTAAAAGAATGCGGGAAATAACCGCGCAAAATAATAGtggaaggttttttttttttttttttttaaatttttggcGATTTGAAATTAATGATGGAGTTGACGGAACATACCACCGGGAAGCCACGACAATAGATGAAACGATCCAGGTAGTTGACGGAGAGATACGCCGTTAACGGCTGAAAACCATAAAACCGTTGCACCTGTAACAAAGCACCATAATCAAATCACTAATGAACAACCCCAAATGATCGAGTATGAATCGCATCAAATCACATTTTTTACACTTTTCTCAAACGGTTATGTCAAACGGTCCATAGGGATGAGCACGGTATCCGTTCGGTACTGAAAAATGGAAAAAagtgggtactggtaccgaatataccggttctagtggcggatcttgcccgttgaacgtcCCAGGGCCGAAAGACAGGCACTAAAAAATGCCCGGGCCGAACATAGTATATAcaaaaaatttcgatcgaaatgcggaaaTTAGCACTACGATCGAAAAAACTTGCCAGGGCCGTGGCCCTGGCACGGGCCTTCTAAGAACCGCCCCTGACCGGTTCGGTACCGATACCGCCGATTCGATGCCGGTACCTGGTACCAGATGCTTATCCCCCGATAAAGTTGTTTGGAATAAACCAAAGTTTCTCTTTATATTTATGATAAAGTATCAAAAACTCTGGAAATAAataccggtacccgataccaaATGCTTATCCTAGTCAGTTCATATATGATGGCGCCGATCTCAGATTCGCAAAAGCAATCCGATGTATTTTCGAAAGAGTAAATCCAGCTCAACACGAACATAAATTACGATAACAAGCGAGGCGTAGTGGCGGATCCAGGGGTGTTTtgggggttcccgggaacccccttagtttggaaaaaaatgaaaaaaatagtaGAAATTTtgtatgatttaaaaaaataGTAAGAAATAGTGAAAATCTATCAAAAAGGAACCTGGAGTGAAAAATTCCCAGATCCGCCACTGCGCAAATTCATAACAAGCTTTTTAAATCGCACTAGTCTACCATAACAACCGATGCGCACGTTAGCAAATTTATAACAAACTTTTCTCAGTGTCATTAAATTAAACCAACAGCCAAAGCGCAGCAAATTTGTAACCAACTTTTGTCAGTCGAGTCATAATACATAACAACCGAGGCTCACGATAGCAAACCTTTTTCAATCGCATTAAATTAACGGTAACAGCCGAGGCGCCCTTTAGCAAATTTATAGCAAATATTTTTCGATCGCGTTAAAATAACGAGGACAACAACCAAGGCGCACGTTAGCGAATTTATAACAAACTATTATCAATCGTACGGACAATAGTTTTCATGTTTTCAAATTAACGAATACCGTTGATGAAGAAATCGAGTTATTCGAATTAACAATATGTATGCACatctagggatgagcatttggtaccggatatcagtaccgaaccgtaccagatatattcagtaccggtaccgataTTTACGGGTAAAACTGGTAAATACCAGTACCGAACCGGTATATTTGTACCGGCACCCAATTTTCCCGTTTTTTTGGACCGGTTCGATACTGAACGGGTACCGTGCTCATCCTTGGTGTAGCATTAGCACATATATTACCTTGAGGATCCATGCAACAGATTCTTCTCTCGCAGAAGCATCTAGAACTTGCGATTGAAATCTCTCAACGTAATCGATTCCAGGAACGAACTTCCTCTCCTGTTCTACAAACTCCGCAATCGAATCATCGAAATCGGCACAATAATCGAACTCATAAGAACACTGTGGCCGTTCATCGGCGGAGAATATGCCGGAATCCTCGCCGCAGAGTAAGTCGGAGCACGATACtgacatgatgatgatgataattgaTGGAGTGATACTGATTGCTCATGCTGATCTGGTCATGTTTGTTAGAAATACGGCGAGTGTTCCGGTAGGTTTAGGTTAGAAGTGACCGGAATGTGGTGGCCAGAGAAGTTAACTGACCGGTGAATATATTATTAATAGCAAGTAGGAGTGGTGGTGTAAGAGATATTGAAATGCTTCATCTGTCTTCTCTAGTTATATATATGTGTGATTGTATACATGTCTGTGTATTAAGCTACTTGTTTTTGTACGTATTTGTAaagatattttattttttattttttaagtaaTATGTTGTGTGCGgaaaaaacatataataaaatgatttacgaacgtagtttttttttttctagcgACGTACGGTTAGGATTTCGCTAATGGAGAGTATTAAAATCTCCTCTTATCTGGCTAAGAGGTCGCTTGCTCCTTTATAAGGATTTGAATTTCCATCACTTTTGTAAAGAACATCATACCACTCTGTCTCAACATGTAGGTGAACATAAATCTACATTTACAAATGTTGTTTGTCTAACTTATGACATAACACAAATACAATTTTAGGCTAATAATTTGATAATTATTTAAATAGTTTGTCAAACTTGTTGCTCCAATAATGTTAAGGAAACATTAGTGAACATATATCGACATCTACAAATATTGTTTGATATTAATAATTACCCGATGACACGTGCATTAGATGACCGGTTTTATGGAGAAGGTCGTGAGAATTGATAATACATTTTATACGTAGTGACTTATAGATATAAAATAAATTAGATTGTGCGTAAAGTATGTGATTATATAACCGTTTTATGAATTACATGAATGTTTTGAAAGCGGATTCAAGTTTGATTCATATAAGGAACACTCCTACCTTGAAATGCCTACTTGGGTAATCATGAATGAAGAACATAAACAATAGTTATAAAATTAGGAGGAAAAAAACCCTACTTAAATACCGTTTAAGTgtctctgggtccctgacttgaaatttaaaattgagtaaattgccattttagtccctgagttttgtccaaatttaccattttagtctaaatagttttttttttgtctctgggtccctgacttttcccttttgttgccattttaatcacatacactaacttcatccaaaaactccatctttaaccaggggtattttggggattttcattttaaatgttttcaataattgtcattttgatccaattccaaaaaataaaaataaaatccaaaaaataaaaaaaaattccaaaaaataataaaaattcaaaaaaatcacaaaaattctaaaaaaatccaaaaaatccgtttcggcgcgaaccgtgtcgaacccgaaccgtttcgagctgaaccctttcgacgcgaaccgtttcgacccgtaccgtttcgacccgaaccttttcgagctgaaccgtttcgacgcgaactgtttcgagttgaaccgttttgacgcgaaccgtttcgacccgtaccatttcgacccgaaccgtttcgacccgtaccgtttcgagctgaaccgtttcgagctgaaccgtttcgaaccgaaccgtttccagctgaaccgtttcgaaccgaactgtttccagctgaaccgtttcgatgcgaaccgtttcgacccgaaccgtttcgagctgaatcgtttcgacgcgaaccgtgccttatcgacgcgaaccgtttcgaaccgtaccgtttcgatgcgaaccgtttcgaaccgaacccttTCGAACcgaaccatttcgacccgaaccgtcgAAACGgatcagctcgaaacggttcagctcgaaacggttcggttcgataaggcacggttcggttcgaaacggtacggcttgaaacggttcggcttcgaaacggtacgggttgaaatgGTTCGGCTTGAAACGATTCgacttcgaaacggtacgggtcgaaatggttcgcgtcgaaacggttcagctcgaaacggtacgggtcgaaacggttcgcgtcgaaacggttcgcgtcgaaacggttcagctcgaaacggttcgggttcgaaacggttcgcgccgaaacggattttttagaatttttatgattttttagaatttttattattttttagaatttttttgattttttggaattttttttattttttggaatttgatcaaaatggcaattgaaaacatctaaaatgaaaatccccaaaataccctggttaaagatggagtttttggatggagttagtgtatgtgatcaaaatggcaacaaaaaggaaaagtcagggacccagaggcaaaaaaaaaaaaaaactatttggactaaaatggcaaatttggacaaaactcagggactaaaatggcaatttactctttaaaatTTAAAAACCTTATTAACATTCCAACGGGTTAAATAGTTACAATTATTAATACATCAGATGACATAAATGCTCATGGCTTtgtagcctagtggcatcttgagGATGGGATAAGGTTTTGGGACCAATAGGTTTTCCTGGTTCGATTCTCATAAGAGGGTTTTTCTCacatttattgggtttcctcctgaattggtgtataggcattatacctagtggagatggatatgatcgggtggttccactGGTCCCACATTTAAAAATCATGgtggaaaattaaaaaaaaaaaagaaaatcttGAATCTATCTAGAGACTTTTTCGAGCCGCATCGGACCATTTTTTAACATGTGTCGCCTTTTGATTTGCACTCGAAGAGGACTTCCAAATAGACCACATCCACCTTGGTATCAACGTGGCAGCTCGTAAGGAGGTCTTGGATCACTATTTTGAAAAATGGAgtaattacaagttttgtcctttatgtttacatcgaATAcaaggcgctgtcctttagcacaaaagttgttgaaaatttgcggaaatagcatttttcacaaatatagcaAAAtaattttttcctattttggtctagaaataaatatagtaaaatgagcgggttttatatatttatttttgggtttgtgttctacgttggaagggcttcgcaacgaactaaacaacgtccaaaacggagctaagatgaatgagatatcgatgctcaaagtttggtgtttgaaacttgaatgctgaaaaagtgggaaagtggcaacttgtcccacataggaggagagatgaaacttaaaggggtatttaagtgaGAACTCTctatccttattgtttcatggaagcactcactaagtgtactcgcgaagggtgcggagcaccctaactcgcacttgCGCACGCGCGCGCGCGTGTGTGGGCGATgcggcgcaatgtggcgctttgatggcgcacttcgcacgctcgcatcgccgcgagccgcttgagagccgcctttttTATTTTTGACCGTGTGCGCGTGGTGGAGCAAGGGCTGCAAGGACCAGGTGGTTGGTGACATGGCAGTCATGCGCGCAcgcgcgcgagtacacatggcaTGGAGGTGTGTAgttgcgcatggtgcatggggcctgatgtgacgtgcgcggcgcaccaaagtgagccaatgcggcgcgactgtgtggcgtgctcgtataggTTCACAGGtaacgtggcgcacgcgcgcaggTGCGCATGGACCTGAGTCagtgtggcgcacgcgcgcatggcagtgagccaaacggacgcaccgcgcatgagcGTGCAGACTTGCGCGCGCACTAGTGTGTCTTGCGcacgcgcgcagaagcttccagcagcaGTTAATGCCAGTGCAGTTACGTTTCAACATTCGAAACTGcgaagttaatgcgtttgactgagaatttaatgacgaattaaagtgcattgaagacgtttaatgcagtttaattcacCCATTAAATTCGATTTTCAGTTTCTTCAAGTCCAGCTAGTATAAATAGGGCGGTACCCCTGTTGAAGAACACACCGAAACTCACTTCTCTACAATCTCTCTCTACTGAAATTTTTCATCTTCTTCAAGAGTTcaaggtacaccttcgggttggagtcaaaaccggcagtgcaactgcttcgggctgttgtatcctggaaacaaacgtgaTCTCCTGTGAGACatgaaatttgttttaagggacctgtgtttaacacgatcctcagccaagaacatCTTAATTTTCTGTAATTCTGTTCTTGTATTTTTCTTCCAGTTGTAACTGTATTTTTATTTCTGCTTTCATTCAGTTGTAATTCAAGTTAATtatgattttatttaattttacacgaacggatttctacaatcttaaaacaaatttttaaaacacCGTTCGTGTAGAATCACAAACATATTCTGCTGTGAATTCGAACCAGTTttgaattcatacagttgtgttttaaaaaaacagttttttttctctgttttgattcaaagtagcgactttgtcaaaacagaactctgcttctactcctttctATCGCTGAGTTCTAAAAATCCTACTGTtgtagtcttcaaagttggacttagaagctacACGGCTGGTTTTTTGCGCACTCAAACAATAATAAATTAGCACatttattattttgaaaacaGTTTTATTAACTTCTTTTCTTGGAACTTTTCAGAATGTCGACTGAAAACGTGAACACCATCAACACCAACGTTGTTGTCGGTACCCCTGccaacactgtgggagcgtccacagtggcaaATCATGCTGAACGACCCGAAAAGTTCTCAGGTCTCCACTTCAAAAGGTGGCAACATaagatgttctt encodes:
- the LOC110920851 gene encoding cyclin-D1-1, which encodes MSVSCSDLLCGEDSGIFSADERPQCSYEFDYCADFDDSIAEFVEQERKFVPGIDYVERFQSQVLDASAREESVAWILKVQRFYGFQPLTAYLSVNYLDRFIYCRGFPVGNGWPLQLLSVACLSLAAKMEEPFVPSILDLQIEGAKYIFEPKTIRRMEFLVLGVLDWRLRSVTPFSFIGFFAHKIDPTGTYTGFLISRATQIILSNIQEASLLEYWPSCIAAATILCAASDLSSFSLVNADQAESWCDGLSKEKITKCYRLVQGVSTLNQSTTKSTKILPVQVRVTTRVSIESGDSSSSSSSPYSYKRRKLNNYLWVDDDKTSTSS